In Malus sylvestris chromosome 15, drMalSylv7.2, whole genome shotgun sequence, a single genomic region encodes these proteins:
- the LOC126602090 gene encoding ribonuclease S-7-like: MESKLVQVIFFFLFVTVSSAYTPFQYFMHVQFWPAAECQATGGVNKCHIMQPSHLQFTIHGLWPANKSSSSSLGCKGDAFNVNEMNDTLKKELLSSWWDWRKGEHVEFWQREYDKHGKCSDNVFLKTEYFRKTLAMYHDFDIAQILQKANIVPQLLQPKTSLYKLYSIDQITKAIESKTGGHSVNIRCYQQNQKKSNNGSKPLIYLAQVALCYNRSGNSRTNCDPGETTSCNFNESEPKTVPRIAHIKLW, encoded by the exons ATGGAGTCGAAGTTAGTGCAAgtcatatttttcttcttgtttgtcACAGTTTCATCCGCTTACACACCATTCCAATACTTTATGCATGTTCAGTTCTGGCCAGCTGCTGAATGCCAAGCTACAGGGGGGGTGAATAAATGCCACATCATGCAACCATCTCATCTTCAGTTCACTATTCATGGTCTCTGGCCTGCGAATAAATCATCCTCTTCATCCCTTGGCTGCAAAGGGGATGCCTTTAATGTGAATGAG ATGAATGATACACTGAAAAAGGAGCTACTCAGTTCGTGGTGGGATTGGAGAAAAGGGGAGCATGTCGAATTCTGGCAACGAGAGTATGATAAGCACGGAAAGTGCTCCGACAATGTGTTCCTGAAGACCGAGTACTTCCGGAAGACCCTAGCGATGTACCATGATTTTGATATAGCTCAAATCCTGCAGAAGGCTAATATTGTACCCCAACTACTTCAGCCCAAGACGTCGTTGTACAAATTGTACTCCATCGATCAGATAACAAAGGCCATTGAGTCCAAAACCGGCGGACATTCCGTCAATATCAGATGCTATCAACAAAACCAGAAGAAGAGCAACAATGGAAGTAAACCATTAATATATTTGGCCCAAGTCGCCCTCTGCTATAATAGATCTGGCAATAGCAGAACTAACTGTGATCCAGGCGAAACAACCAGCTGCAACTTTAATGAATCAGAACCGAAAACTGTACCAAGAATAGCCCACATAAAGCTCTGGTAA